The Muribaculum intestinale genome includes the window TTGCACGACATTCTCTGGCTTCTGCGATAACACGGTATGCAAACTCTTCAAAGATGTGGTAATCTCGGCCATTATTCGCCTTAGAGAGATTACTTTTGGTGGCATACTTTCCAAAGCCGAGATGAAAGGCTTTACGCGATAGCGCTTGCGTAGCAAGTGCAAGGTCACGAAGACTTTCACGGTTGGAAAGTTGACCGAACATCAAGACTGCGAGCTGATTCCAGCACGTAAAAAACTTGACGTACCGATTTCCGTTGTATTTATTTGATATTCTGAGGAATATATCCTTATCAAGGAAATCTAAAAGCTGAGAGAACACGAATTTTCCGTTATGCATATGCCATTCCACGTTGGTCTGGCAAAGATAATTTCAAATCGGCGCGGTCTCAAAACCTTTGTAACAACCTAACTTTCAATATTTTCAAAGAACTTTTATGATTTTTTAGTGGACACTAATGAACATAGGTATTGAACTATGAAAATCTCTTTAACTGTATCATTATACATATTTCCCAATATTTTCTAATGTGACGGAGGGCTGTCCGCATTTGGTCTGGAAATGGCCGTATTTGACCGCAATAATTGAACATGGCTATGGCGGCTCCGGTATCAACGTGCCAAACCAAAATCCTTGGCTTTTTCAAAAAAGTGCTTCCAAGAGGGTCAAAAATTTGCATTTCGGGGTTCCCATGTCGTATCTTTGTAGGAGCAATAGCGCATGACGAAGCCGAAAATCAGGCAGGAGCGAATGAAAAACACGGATTCTGATATACATCAACCAAAATCCACTTCCTTATATTATATCGGATGTTCACAAGAACATAGCAAGAACATAGCAAGGTGTCTTTTCAGTTACTGAAAAGGTTTTGGGTTACCGGGTATCCACAAAACGACCTTGCAATGTTGGGTAAATGCTCCGAAGTCGCATTTACCTTGAATAGACCTGCCGTTGGCTACAAAAACGCCATGCGTCACTTTCAATCCCGTTCTGTTATGGCAGAAAATTTCAACAAAGGAGGGCGTCCAACGGTCGCCAACCGTTGCCACAACTGCGTAATGCTACGCTTCGATGACCTCGAATTTGACAAACTTATCCGTATGATGGAGCTTGCCGGAGAGAGCGTCAAGGCTACTTTCATCAAGGGGCTGGTCTTTGGAAAGACTTTCAAGGTGCATAAAATCGACAAGACAATGCTCGATTATCTCACCAAACTTTCAGCTCTGTTTGCCGAATACCGTAACATCGGCGTCAACTACAACATCGTGGTGAGGGAACTCAAAGCAGGATTCTCCGAGAAAAAGGCAATGACGTTGCTCTACCGTCTTGAAAAGGAAACGAAGGAACTGGCGGCTGTCACCGCCAAAGTACTTGCACTTACTGAGGATATGCGCAACCAATGGTCGCAAAAATCTCAGTAGGCAGCAGTCTGTATGGCGCACTCTCATACAACGGCGAGAGTGCGTCCGTAATGGTCGCATAACAAATACCTCTTTGGCAAGAGGTTAGATAAGTGTTCCAAATAACATATTGGGGTAAAATCACCCCAACAAACAGTTGTTAACAACCAAATAACAAAGTTTAACTATGTTATATTATCTATTCCCATCCGACTTACCCTGCGGAGAAATCCTTAGGGGGAACATAGCACTTCGGAGAAGCGGCAAGTCAACTAACTACCATGTTGCGACTGAGCTGCAAGGGAAAAAGACTGACATAAGGATGAAGCCTGAATGGTTGAACGATAATCTATCGGTATCAGTTGTGACGGTGGCGGAAGGTAGCTATTTACGCCATCCCGTGGCACCGTGTCTATCTTCTCGCGTTGACACGGCTGGAACTTACCACGGCGAGACCGCAATAAGCGGAGAAAAAGGTGAAAGTCGCATCCGACAGTCAGTCGTGCCAATAGTTGTGATGCGTGCTAAACGGAGATTGCCTAAATCGGAATGCCGCAAGGCTATGGACTTCGGTTCTGAATATCCGACATGGCAACGGAGCGTCCATAGTAGTCCGAGCAGGGTAACGCCCTGTACATGGCAAAGGGACGCAGTTGGTATCTTCAATGTAATCAACGGATAACGTGAGAGACGTATGAGAAATCCAGAGATAATATTGAACACTCTATGCTCACACAGTAGCGATGCTGACTACAAGTATGAGCGGCTTTACCGATTGTTCTTCAACGAAGAACTGTTTATGGTAGCGTATGAGCGCATAAAATCCAAGCCTGGCAACATGACACCCGGCTCGGACGGAAAGACCATAGATGGAATGTCGCTGGAGAGAATCAACGCTCTTATCTCTTCGCTAAAAGATGAGAGTTACATTCCTAACCCTGCAAAGAGGGTCTATATTCCTAAGAAAAACGGAAAACTCCGACCTCTCGGCATACCTACAATCGAAGATAAACTGGTGCAAGAGGTGGCAAGGATGATTTTGGAAGCTATCTATGAGGGATACTTTGAGGATACCTCACATGGCTTCAGACCATCCCGAAGCTGCCACACCGCACTGAACAGTCTTCAGAAACGGTTCACGGGTAGCAGGTGGTTTATCGAAGGGGACATAAAAGGCTTCTTCGACAACATTGACCACTCTGTACTTGTGGACATACTCCGTAAGCGTATTGCCGACGAGCGGTTTATCCGTCTGATATGGAAATTTCTCCGTGCAGGTTATCTTGAGATTTGGCACTATCACAACACCTATTCGGGAGCACCGCAAGGTGGTATTGTGAGCCCTATTCTCGCCAATATTTACCTCGACCAATTCGATAAATACATGGCAGAATACGCTGAAAATTTCAAGAAAGGGAATAAACGTAAGGTAAATCCCGAATACGACAGTCTTAACAAGAAACTCGCGAAAGTGCGCAAGAAATGGAAATCCGAAACAGATGAGACGGTGAAAGCCTGCTTGTTTGAACGGATTAAGGAATTGCAGGCAAAATGTCTTTCAGTACCCGCAGGGCTACAGATGGATGCGAACTATCGCAGACTTCAATATGTCAGATATGCGGATGACTTCTTGATTGGGGTCATCGGGTCGAAAGCCGACAGCGAAAGTATAAAGGCAGACATCACACAATATATGAGTGAAAAACTGCTCCTTGAACTATCCGCTGAAAAGACCTTGATAACCCATGCGTCAGAGAACGCAAAATTTCTTGGCTTTGACATCACCGTCCAAACATTGGATGATACAAAAAGAAACAAGCGAGGTGTCATCCAACGTATGTTTGTAGGTGTAGTCAAAGTAAATCTATCGTCCGAAACTGTCAGAAAGAAACTGATTGAACTCGGAGCGGTAAAATTTACCCAAGAAAAAGGCAAAGAAGTTTGGAAACCGAAAGCAAGAACCCCGATGATAGGAATGAAACCACATGAAATGGTCGCTCAATATGACCTTGAAATCAGAGGTTTCTACAACTATTACGGTTTTGCCAACAACTCCTCCGAAGCCTGCGCAGGTTTTGGCTACATAATGTCGTATAGCCTTTACAAGACACTTGCTCAGAAACTTAACAGTACTGTGCAGGGCATCCTTGCCAAATATAAAAAAGACAAGGTGTTCACAGTGTCTTATAAAGACGAGAAAGGGAAAGACCGAACTCGTACACTATACAACGGAGGTTTCAAAAGACGAAAACCGTCAGAATTCGATTTCTGTGACCGTCTCCCATGCACAATGTATCTTCCAAAAGCCACCCTTGCGGATAGGCTAAGGTCTTGCATATGTGAAGTCTGTGGGACCAAGGGACCTCTCATTATGCACCATGTTCGCACATTAAAGACAGTTAATGGCGATACCCCTTGGGGGCGACAGATGCTGTATCGGCACCGTAAAACGGTAGCCGTATGTGCGGAGTGTTATGCCAAAATCAAAGAAAGTGAGCGTTAGAGTATATACCAATGGAGAGCCGGATACGCTGAAAGGTGTAAGTCCGGTTCGGGGGCAGACTCGGGGAAACCTACCGCAGAAATGCGGCAAGGCGCCCCGGTGTCGAGCCTACAAATCAACAAGGAGGAGGGTCGCGTACTCTCTACTAACAAGATTTATGTGCCACCTGACGGAAAAATCGGCATTTCGGAAATGGTGGAGGATTTCAAAAATTATATGCCGAAGGCCGGACGCACAAAGAAACCGGTTCTCCATATCTCCCTCAATCCGCATCCTGATGATGTTCTGTCTGATTCTGACCTCGCTAACATTGCCCGCGAGTATCTCAACAAACTCGGATTCGGTGAGCAGCCCTACATAATTTATAAGCACACTGATATTGAACGACACCATATCCATATCGTGACGGTCAATGTAGATGAACAGGGAAAGCGACTCAACATGGATTTTATCCATCGGCGAAGTAAAAAGGCAACTACCGAAATTGAGGAGAAATATAATCTCCGTAAGGCAGAGCGTCAGCGTTTGAATCCGGATACTCCATTAAAGAAAGTTGACTGTAATGCCGGTGATGTAAAGCGTCAGGTTGCCAACACCGTCAAGCTCATAATGAGCCGTTACTCATTTCAGACAATGGGAGAATACAACGCTGTGTTGTCGCTCTATGGTTTGACCTCAGAAGAAACCAACGGCAGAGTTAATGGCAGGGAGTATCATGGGTTAGTTTATTCCGTGCTGGATGAAAACGGAAGAAAGATTGGCAACCCGTTCAAGGCTTCACGCCTCGGTAAGTTCTCAAGCCTTAATGCAGTCCACGAAAAAATCAACCGTTCCGAACAGAATATAACTCATGAGGCAGTTGCAAAGACAAGAAGGCGAGTTGCTCAGTCCCTGAATGAATCTCACAGTAAGGAAGAATTTATTGCTACACTGAAAGAGCGCAACATCGACCTTGTATTGAGATATACCGATGAGGGTCGAATCTATGGCGCAACATTCATAGACCATGATACGCATACCGTACTGAATGGCTCTCGCCTTGGCAGGGAATTTGCCGCCAATGCTCTTAATGAACGATTCTCCGGAGATAATGAGGTTAGCCGGACTCCTGATATTGTTGAACCGACAAATCCGGATAATGAAACAAATCAAGAGCAGCAGACATCAACCAACTCGGCTCCTACTCAACAGCCTCAGGATAGCGGTAACGACTATGATTACTCACTCCCCGGTCTTGATCTGTTTCAGCTCAGTCCGACAGTTGACGCTGATGAGGAGGATTTCAAACGCCGCATGAAGCGGAAGAAGCGCGGTCAACGACCGAAATTCTAAATATTGTATATAAAAATGTCTCAGCAAGAGGACGACCTGCGGGCATTGGCTAAAATCATGGATTTAATCCGTGGCCTTAGCATCCTCGTTGTGGTCACACAAATTTATTGGTACTGCCATAACCTTATCGGTGATTGGGTATTCCATGCCCAGACTATGAAAATTCTGAACGGTCTGAATGAAGCAGGAGGTCTTTACAACAATCTATGGAACGCCAAATGGTGGGCCCTTCTATTGTTGGCTCTCTCTTGTTTCGGAACAAAAGGTGTCAAGGATGAGAAAATCAAGTGGCGGCAGATTTGGATAATCATTGGCATTGGTGGTGTCCTGTTTCTTCTAAACTGGTGGATGATGAGTTTAGGTTGGCAAATTACTTACATCGTGACCACAGTTGCCGGATATGTTTGCCTCCTTTTGGGAGGAATATGGATGAGCCGAATGTTGAAAAATAACATGATGGACGACCGTTTCAACGATGAGAATGAATCATTTCAGCAGGAAACACGCCTGCTTACGAATGACTATTCCATAAACCTTCCCACAAAATTCTACTACAAAAAACGGTGGAACGAGGGGTGGATAAACATTGTCAATCCTTTCAGAGCGACAATCGTACTCGGCACTCCCGGTTCCGGTAAGTCATACGCCGTTGTCAATAACTTCATAAAACAGATGATTGAGAAAGGGTACTCGCTTTATGTCTATGATTTCAAGAGTCCCGACCTCAGTACCATCGCTTTCAACCACCTGTTGAACCACCTTGACAAGTACGGAGATGTTGAGCCAAAATTCTACATGATAAACTTTGATGATCCGGAGCGCAGCCACCGTTGCAATCCAATTCATCCCGATTTCATGTCGGATATTGCCGATGCCTATGAGAGCGCATATACCATAATGCTCAACCTTAATAAGTCGTGGGTGCAAAAACAGGGAGACTTTTTTGTCGAATCTCCGATTGTATTGTTCGCGGCTATCATCTGGTTTTTGCGAATCTACAAAGGTGGACAATATTGCACGTTCCCTCATGCTATTGAGTTTTTGTGCCGCAGATATGAGGATATTTTTCCGATTCTAACCAGCTATCCGGACTTGGAAAACTATCTGTCACCATTCATGGATGCTTGGCTCGGAGGAGCAGCGGAGCAGCTTGCAGGTCAGATTGCCTCGGCAAAAATACCTCTCTCTCGTATGATTTCGCCACAGCTCTATTGGGTAATGACGGGCAATGACTTCACTCTTGACATCAACAACCCGAAAGAGCCGAAGATTCTATGCGTCGGCAACAATCCTGACCGTCAGAATATCTATGGCGCGGCTCTCGGACTTTACAATTCGAGAATCGTGAAACTAATCAATAAGAAAGGAATGTTGAAGTCCGGTGTCATAATAGATGAGCTTCCCACGATATACTTCAAGGGCTTGGATAATCTAATTGCCACTGCACGAAGCAATAAGGTTGCCGTGTGCCTCGGTTTTCAGGATTTCTCACAGTTGGAACGTGATTATGGGAAGCCGGAGGCGGCGGTCGTGATGAATACCGTCGGCAATATCTTCTCCGGGCAAGTAGTAGGCTCGACCGCCAAAACATTGTCGGAACGGTTTGGAAAGGTGTTGCAGAAGCGGCAGTCAATATCAATCAATCGTCAGGATGTAAGCCACTCATTCAACACGCAGATGGATTCGCTTATTCCACCGAGCAAGATTTCCACATTGACACAGGGAATATTTGTCGGAGCGGTTTCCGACAACATCGACCAACGCATTGACCAGAAGATTTTTCACGCAGAGATTGTCGTGGACAGTAAAAAAGTCGATGCCGAAATGAAAAAATATGTGCCGATTCCAATCCTGACCGATTTCAAAGATGCCTCGGAGGATAAGCACAAGATGAAAGCCGACATTCAGGCGAACTACGACCAAATCAAGCAGGACGTGCGGGATATAGTTGACAATGAGATTGCCCGCATAGATGCTGACCCTAAATTGCGACACCTTCTCCAACAGAAGGGTTGAAAACATCAATCGAAGTTTATTGATGACAAATAACCATTTTGACAGCCGGGGATATGACCTCGACTACTACAACCTTTTTCTCCGCCGGTACCTTTCAGAGCATAGATTTCCGGAAGCAGAGGATGATCTGTTTATTGCCACACGCACGGAACACGCATACGATGTTTTCGTTGAATCCCGCCTTGCCGGTGACGAGTGGTATATTTCCAATGAAAAAGCAATGGCGGCACTTTATGCCGGATTTGAAATGTCACCTTACGATTTCATCAGCGGCCTGTTGCTTGATGAGTTTCAAGACAACATCTCACTTGAAGATGAATCCATTGAGTTCTGGACTTTCACGTTCATTGATGAGTTGAAAGAGGAGTTCAAAGGAATTACTCTTGGCGAAGAGTTCTTCAACACTACCGAAGGAGAAGTATTCCGACTGACGGTTATTGGCCGTATTACCTTATTCTTTGAGGAGTATGGCTTATAACAGGTTGCAAACAATGCGCAACAACATTGAGGCTATTCGCGTCGCGTTTCGTCTCGGTGTCGAGAAGCGACCGCCCACCGCCGCTGAGCGCGAGGCGCTGGGCAGATATGCCGGATTCGGTGGGTTGAAGTGCATACTCAACGATGCTAATGAACTTGCCGATGCAGCCAAATGGAGCAAATCTGACATTGAATTGTTTGCGCCAACCGTTGAACTTCGCCGCCTTATCCACGACTATTCCAAGAATGACAAGGAGTTTGCCGCCTATATGGACTCGCTGAAAGCGTCTGTTCTGACGGCATTCTATACACCTTCGCCGGTGATTGATGCTTTGGCTGATACAATGAAGGAGCGTGGTGTAAAAGTTGGCAGTTTTCTTGAACCGTCTGCCGGACAAGGCGCTTTCGTTGATTCATTTCTGCAACACTACCCCGGAGCAGAGACTCTGGCATTTGAAAAGGATTTGCTGACAGGCAAAATATTATCGGCTCTGCATCCCTCAATCTCAGCCGAAATAAAGGGATTTGAGAAGATTGATCCTGATTTTGAGGGATATTTCGATGTGGCAGCCTCCAATATTCCTTTTGGGGACTTTGCGGTTGCCGACCCTCGATATGCGACAAGCAAAGAGATTGCCTACCGTCAGTCAACTAAGGCTATTCACAATTACTTCTTTTTGAAGTCGCTCGACTCCGTACATGAGGGTGGAATTGTCGCTTTCATAGCCTCGCAAGGGGTGATGAATGCCGCCAGCCCCTTTGTGCGCATGGAGATGATGCGTCGTGCTGACCTTGTGGGAGCTTTCCGTCTGCCGAACAATACCTTTTCAGACAATGCCGGAACTGATGCCGGGTCTGATTTGATTATTCTTCAGAAGCATACCAACAAGAAGGCGTTGTCGGCTGATGAGGAATTTTTTATCCAGTCGATTGTTGACCGTGAGACAAAAGCTCCCAACAACAAATATTTTGCGGCATTCCCTCAGAACGTTATCTGCACTGAGGCAAAGGTCGGCACTGACCAGTTCGGCAAACCGGCTATCATCTACAAGCATGAGGGCGGGGTTGATGGTATCGCCAGCGATATGCGAACGGCACTCGATGAGTCGCTGAAACTGCGTCTGAATCTGGACTTCTATAATAATAGGAGTCTTACGCCGCCAACACCTGAACCGCCATCGCCTAAACCTGTAAAACGAACCTCTGAAAATAAGGTCGAAAAACCGAAGCGTATAGCGGATACTCCGTTGATGCAGCAATATCGGGAGATGAAGAAGAAACACCCTGATGCCATTCTTCTTTTCCGTGTCGGTGACTTCTACGAGTGCATGGGTGTGGATGCGGTCAAAGCGTCGGAGGTTTTGGGAATTACCCTTACTCGCCGTATGGATGGTGACAAGAGTAGCATAGAGTTGGCAGGATTTCCGCACCATGCTCTCGATGTGTATCTGCCCAAACTGGTCAGAGCCGGCAACCGCGTCGCTATATGTGAGCAGTTGGAAGACCCGAAGATGAAGAAAAAGACGGTGAAGCGCGACACTCCGAAGCCAGAGAATCAGCCGAAACCTGACCCTCCCAAGCCAGAACCGCCAGAACCTTCTCCTGCACCAAAGGATGATGATCCAACGCCACCTCCAACCCCAATACCATCCGATAAGGAAATAGAAACATCTGGTAGCCCGGATTACAATGATAATCCTGACCCTCGTTTGTTCGCCTACAATCTTTTCGGAGAACTGGAGCCTATCGGCAAGCCACAACGTCAACCAAAACCTGCACAGCCGGAAGAAAAGCCAAAGCCAACGGTTACGATAACCGACACTCAGGCAAAGAAATTCCGTCCGCTCTCTGAAAAGGAGTTGGAATTTTACGGATCTCTTGATTGGGAAACCAATCCTCCCATCAATGGCTTCTACGAGACGATGATGAGCATCGCCCATCGTCAACTCGCAGAAATGGAGGCTGAACGTCAGGCAATGGAAGCGGCCAAGAAAGAGACAATCACCGAAGACGGCACTATTATCGAAATATCAAAAGGTGATTTTGTCCCGAAGCCAAGAGTAGCTACAGAAGCTCCCAAACCGGCAAAACTTGATATGTCTCCCCGTCCTTTCTCGGAGGATATTCAGTTCTTCCACCACAACGGTTCTATGGTCGTTGACAAGGGGCAGGTCGGTTTTCTCTCGGAGGTTCGCAAGAATGGCGCGACTTTCTCGCCGCTGTCACTCAAACCAGAGCAGGAGAAAAGAGCAATGCTATATGTTACCCTCTCTGAAACGTATCAGCAGCTCTACAACTTCGAGGCCGAGACGCATGAGGCTTCAACCGAGTTGCGTCAACACCTCAATGACTACTACGATGAGTTCGTGGATAAGTATGGCAACCTTAATGAGAAACAGAATGTCAAGTTCATTCTCATGGATGCCAACGGTCGCGACGCTCTTGCCCTTGAACGTGGAGAAAATGGTGTATTCGTAAAGGCTGATATTTTCGACCATCCGGTCTCATTCTCACAGGATGAAATTACATCGGTTGAGATGCCGCAGGACGCTCTTATGGCTTCGCTCAATAAATACGGCGAGGTCAATATGGACTACATGGCAGACCTTCTCGGCATTGACAAGACTGCCGGATCCATTGTCGGTGAATATGAATGGGATTTGCTTGATGCTCTCAAAGGTCACATCTATTACAATCCACTTGTGGAGAAGTATGAGATTGCCGACCGCTTCATCGCCGGAAATGTGGTTCAGAAAGCGGAGGACATCAAGGCATGGATTGACCGTGAGGAAAAACGCATCGAGAATTTCCCCGGTTATGACGGCATAGAACCGTTCATCGAAATTTCCAAAGACTCGTTGAAAGCGTTGGAGGAAGCCATTCCACGAAAGATTACTTTCGATGAACTGGACTTCAACTTCGGTGAACGCTGGATACCGACAGGCATTTACTCGGCCTACATGAGTCATCTCTATGGTACTGATGTGAAAATTGCCTATTCTTCATCAATGGATGAGTATTCTTGTGACGCACGCCGCAAGAATATGAAGATATGGGAGGAGTTCTGTGTCAGAGGCTACTATCGTGTATATGACGGCATGAGCCTTCTCAAACACGCCCTGCACAACACAGTGCCCGACATCAAGAAGTCAATAGGCAAGGATGAGAATGGTCACGACATCAAAGTACCGGATTCAGAGGCAATCCAACTCGCCAACACCAAGATTGATGAAATACGCAATGGTTTCTCTGAATGGCTTGATGCTCAGTCTCCGGAGTTTAAGGACAGATTGGTTGACCTTTACAATTCTAAGTTCAACTGTTACGTCCGTCCACATTACAATGGAGCGCATCAGACATTCCCTGACCTCAATATGAAGTTGTTGGGCGACCGATATGGAATCGGCTCTATATACCAGTCGCAAAAAGATTGTATATGGATGCTGAAACAGAACGGCGGTGGCATCTGCGACCATGAAGTCGGTACGGGTAAAACGCTGATAATGTGCATTGCAGCACATGAGATGAAGCGTCTCGGACTCGCCAACAAACCGATGATTATCGGCATGAAGGCGAATGTCGCGGAGATTGCCATGACCTACCAGACAGCCTATCCCAATGCCCGTATTCTGTACGCCGATGAAAAGAGTTTCAAGGCAGATAACCGAGTCGCCTTCTTCAATCAGATTAAGACCAACGATTATGACTGCGTGATAATGTCGCACGACCAGTTCGGCAAGATACCGCAGTCGCCGGAAATGCAGCAGCAAATCCTGCAAGCGGAACTTGATACGGTTGAGGAGAATCTTGAAGTCATCAAGCAGCAGGGACACGACATTTCCCGTGGTATGCTCAAAGGTCTTATCAAGCGAAAGGAAAATCTGACCGCCAAGATAGCCACCATCCAATATCAGATGGAGCAGAATAAGGATAGTGTCGTGGATTTCAAGCAGATGGGCATCGACCACATTTTCGTTGATGAGTCGCAGAACTTCAAGAACCTGATGTTCAACACACGCCATGATAGAGTGGCAGGTCTAGGCAATAGTGAGGGAAGCCAGAGGGCACTCAACCTGTTGTATGCAATCCGTACCATCCAAGAGAGGAATGGCAAAGACCTCGGTGCTACTTTCCTCAGTG containing:
- a CDS encoding helicase-related protein, whose protein sequence is MAYNRLQTMRNNIEAIRVAFRLGVEKRPPTAAEREALGRYAGFGGLKCILNDANELADAAKWSKSDIELFAPTVELRRLIHDYSKNDKEFAAYMDSLKASVLTAFYTPSPVIDALADTMKERGVKVGSFLEPSAGQGAFVDSFLQHYPGAETLAFEKDLLTGKILSALHPSISAEIKGFEKIDPDFEGYFDVAASNIPFGDFAVADPRYATSKEIAYRQSTKAIHNYFFLKSLDSVHEGGIVAFIASQGVMNAASPFVRMEMMRRADLVGAFRLPNNTFSDNAGTDAGSDLIILQKHTNKKALSADEEFFIQSIVDRETKAPNNKYFAAFPQNVICTEAKVGTDQFGKPAIIYKHEGGVDGIASDMRTALDESLKLRLNLDFYNNRSLTPPTPEPPSPKPVKRTSENKVEKPKRIADTPLMQQYREMKKKHPDAILLFRVGDFYECMGVDAVKASEVLGITLTRRMDGDKSSIELAGFPHHALDVYLPKLVRAGNRVAICEQLEDPKMKKKTVKRDTPKPENQPKPDPPKPEPPEPSPAPKDDDPTPPPTPIPSDKEIETSGSPDYNDNPDPRLFAYNLFGELEPIGKPQRQPKPAQPEEKPKPTVTITDTQAKKFRPLSEKELEFYGSLDWETNPPINGFYETMMSIAHRQLAEMEAERQAMEAAKKETITEDGTIIEISKGDFVPKPRVATEAPKPAKLDMSPRPFSEDIQFFHHNGSMVVDKGQVGFLSEVRKNGATFSPLSLKPEQEKRAMLYVTLSETYQQLYNFEAETHEASTELRQHLNDYYDEFVDKYGNLNEKQNVKFILMDANGRDALALERGENGVFVKADIFDHPVSFSQDEITSVEMPQDALMASLNKYGEVNMDYMADLLGIDKTAGSIVGEYEWDLLDALKGHIYYNPLVEKYEIADRFIAGNVVQKAEDIKAWIDREEKRIENFPGYDGIEPFIEISKDSLKALEEAIPRKITFDELDFNFGERWIPTGIYSAYMSHLYGTDVKIAYSSSMDEYSCDARRKNMKIWEEFCVRGYYRVYDGMSLLKHALHNTVPDIKKSIGKDENGHDIKVPDSEAIQLANTKIDEIRNGFSEWLDAQSPEFKDRLVDLYNSKFNCYVRPHYNGAHQTFPDLNMKLLGDRYGIGSIYQSQKDCIWMLKQNGGGICDHEVGTGKTLIMCIAAHEMKRLGLANKPMIIGMKANVAEIAMTYQTAYPNARILYADEKSFKADNRVAFFNQIKTNDYDCVIMSHDQFGKIPQSPEMQQQILQAELDTVEENLEVIKQQGHDISRGMLKGLIKRKENLTAKIATIQYQMEQNKDSVVDFKQMGIDHIFVDESQNFKNLMFNTRHDRVAGLGNSEGSQRALNLLYAIRTIQERNGKDLGATFLSGTTISNSLTELYLLFKYLRPKELERQEIRCFDAWAAIFAKKTTDFEFNVTNNLVQKERFRYFIKVPELAAFYNEITDYRTAEDVGVDRPMKNEILHNIPPTKEQEVFIQKLMEFAKSGDATILGRAPLSDTEEKAKMLIATDYARKMALDMRMIDPSYSDDPNNKASHCAKMISQYYHKYDEQRGTQFVFSDLGTYKPGEWNFYSEVKRKLIEDYGIPPHEIRFIQECKTERSRKAVIQATNDGDVRVLFGSTSMLGTGVNAQKRCVAIHHTDTPWRPSDLEQRNGRGVRAGNEIAKLYADNKVDVIIYAVEKSLDSYKFNLLHCKATFIAQLKSGALGARTIDEGAMDEKSGMNFSEYMAILSGNTDLLDKAKLEKRIASLESERKSFGKGRADAEFRLSTISHDIQNNEAAMERMKADYEKYSSVVQRDKDGNPVNNLTVDGCKFKDEQNMGVHLQGLAQRTDTHGQYQRVGEVYGFPISIISEHTLIDGREGVQNRFVVEGSYKYKYNNGFIAMSDTHAACMNFVNALEKIPGIVEQYEERTAKLKADVPILEGIVAKQWGKEEELKQLKSELASLDRKITAELKPSDTEEAARAKVVTPTKGNGELLDEPAPSQSQDSKKSMVAEPTTIYKEREPLSSRIIIGGCGITPPGGFRAAGPKL
- a CDS encoding DUF1896 family protein, whose protein sequence is MTNNHFDSRGYDLDYYNLFLRRYLSEHRFPEAEDDLFIATRTEHAYDVFVESRLAGDEWYISNEKAMAALYAGFEMSPYDFISGLLLDEFQDNISLEDESIEFWTFTFIDELKEEFKGITLGEEFFNTTEGEVFRLTVIGRITLFFEEYGL
- a CDS encoding reverse transcriptase/maturase family protein, with the protein product MRNPEIILNTLCSHSSDADYKYERLYRLFFNEELFMVAYERIKSKPGNMTPGSDGKTIDGMSLERINALISSLKDESYIPNPAKRVYIPKKNGKLRPLGIPTIEDKLVQEVARMILEAIYEGYFEDTSHGFRPSRSCHTALNSLQKRFTGSRWFIEGDIKGFFDNIDHSVLVDILRKRIADERFIRLIWKFLRAGYLEIWHYHNTYSGAPQGGIVSPILANIYLDQFDKYMAEYAENFKKGNKRKVNPEYDSLNKKLAKVRKKWKSETDETVKACLFERIKELQAKCLSVPAGLQMDANYRRLQYVRYADDFLIGVIGSKADSESIKADITQYMSEKLLLELSAEKTLITHASENAKFLGFDITVQTLDDTKRNKRGVIQRMFVGVVKVNLSSETVRKKLIELGAVKFTQEKGKEVWKPKARTPMIGMKPHEMVAQYDLEIRGFYNYYGFANNSSEACAGFGYIMSYSLYKTLAQKLNSTVQGILAKYKKDKVFTVSYKDEKGKDRTRTLYNGGFKRRKPSEFDFCDRLPCTMYLPKATLADRLRSCICEVCGTKGPLIMHHVRTLKTVNGDTPWGRQMLYRHRKTVAVCAECYAKIKESER
- the mobB gene encoding conjugal transfer protein MobB, with the protein product MRQGAPVSSLQINKEEGRVLSTNKIYVPPDGKIGISEMVEDFKNYMPKAGRTKKPVLHISLNPHPDDVLSDSDLANIAREYLNKLGFGEQPYIIYKHTDIERHHIHIVTVNVDEQGKRLNMDFIHRRSKKATTEIEEKYNLRKAERQRLNPDTPLKKVDCNAGDVKRQVANTVKLIMSRYSFQTMGEYNAVLSLYGLTSEETNGRVNGREYHGLVYSVLDENGRKIGNPFKASRLGKFSSLNAVHEKINRSEQNITHEAVAKTRRRVAQSLNESHSKEEFIATLKERNIDLVLRYTDEGRIYGATFIDHDTHTVLNGSRLGREFAANALNERFSGDNEVSRTPDIVEPTNPDNETNQEQQTSTNSAPTQQPQDSGNDYDYSLPGLDLFQLSPTVDADEEDFKRRMKRKKRGQRPKF
- the mobC gene encoding conjugal transfer protein MobC, whose protein sequence is MDLIRGLSILVVVTQIYWYCHNLIGDWVFHAQTMKILNGLNEAGGLYNNLWNAKWWALLLLALSCFGTKGVKDEKIKWRQIWIIIGIGGVLFLLNWWMMSLGWQITYIVTTVAGYVCLLLGGIWMSRMLKNNMMDDRFNDENESFQQETRLLTNDYSINLPTKFYYKKRWNEGWINIVNPFRATIVLGTPGSGKSYAVVNNFIKQMIEKGYSLYVYDFKSPDLSTIAFNHLLNHLDKYGDVEPKFYMINFDDPERSHRCNPIHPDFMSDIADAYESAYTIMLNLNKSWVQKQGDFFVESPIVLFAAIIWFLRIYKGGQYCTFPHAIEFLCRRYEDIFPILTSYPDLENYLSPFMDAWLGGAAEQLAGQIASAKIPLSRMISPQLYWVMTGNDFTLDINNPKEPKILCVGNNPDRQNIYGAALGLYNSRIVKLINKKGMLKSGVIIDELPTIYFKGLDNLIATARSNKVAVCLGFQDFSQLERDYGKPEAAVVMNTVGNIFSGQVVGSTAKTLSERFGKVLQKRQSISINRQDVSHSFNTQMDSLIPPSKISTLTQGIFVGAVSDNIDQRIDQKIFHAEIVVDSKKVDAEMKKYVPIPILTDFKDASEDKHKMKADIQANYDQIKQDVRDIVDNEIARIDADPKLRHLLQQKG